One region of Bombus affinis isolate iyBomAffi1 chromosome 5, iyBomAffi1.2, whole genome shotgun sequence genomic DNA includes:
- the LOC126916409 gene encoding uncharacterized protein LOC126916409 isoform X1: MDKNKGWNKILYEILQCSICLEIPGGKILQCTNGHHICHFCFKKVPKCPICNEDFITTRNLVVEQLIDNLEHIKESVENQLKQVEKKCLQRIVEYEKKMFQKEFESISTQTDGVTKFNTQKNGKTHHNCRQNNKSRNTIHATASSYPCCIRSCMHKLPCAVLIKHLRKCHKNIFYEVYQDNKRFSKSCIIEIDTLPKEHNFAFNISNMALFFFKIMIHNDEELQANIQLVDDHVSPEQFQCELMLKNQNLHLQRYMTVVLCHYEKPYPLCLTGSEVSCLMKCKSFECTLIIERRNLW; this comes from the exons atggaTAAAAATAAG GGCTGGAATAAGATATTGTATGAAATACTTCAATGTTCTATATGTTTGGAAATACCCGGGGGAAAGATTTTACAGTGTACGAATGGACACCACATCTGTCACTTCTGCTTTAAGAAAGTGCCGAAGTGTCCAATATGCAATGAAGATTTTATTACAACCAGAAACTTAGTCGTGGAACAGCTAATTGATAATCTTGAGCACATAAAG GAATCAGTAGAAAATCAATTAAAACAGGTGGAAAAGAAATGTTTACAACGCATTGTTGAATATGAAAAGAAGATGTTTCAAAAAGAATTTGAAAGTATTTCTACACAAACAGATGGGGTAACTAAATTTAATAcacaaaaaaatggaaaaacacATCACAATTGTAGACAAAACAATAAAAGCAGAAATACAATACATGCCACTGCTTCATCATATCCTTGCTGTATCAGGTCATGCATGCATAAATTACCTTGCGCAGTACTTAtaaaacatttaagaaaatgtcataaaaatatattttatgag gtttatCAAGATAATAAAAGATTTTCAAAATCATGTATAATAGAGATAGATACATTGCCAAAAGAGCATAATTTTGCTTTTAATATAAGTAATATGGCGTTgttcttttttaaaataatgatTCATAATGATGAGGAACTACAAGCAAATATACAGCTTGTGGATGACCATGTCTCACCAGAACAGTTTCAATGTGAGCTCATGCttaaaaatcaaaatttacATTTGCAGCGTTATATGACG GTAGTATTATGCCACTATGAAAAACCATATCCTCTTTGCCTGACAGGAAGTGAGGTGTCTTGTCTGATGAAGTGCAAATCATTCGAATGTACATTAATAATAGAGCGAAGGAATTTGTGGTAG
- the LOC126916409 gene encoding uncharacterized protein LOC126916409 isoform X2, which yields MDKNKESVENQLKQVEKKCLQRIVEYEKKMFQKEFESISTQTDGVTKFNTQKNGKTHHNCRQNNKSRNTIHATASSYPCCIRSCMHKLPCAVLIKHLRKCHKNIFYEVYQDNKRFSKSCIIEIDTLPKEHNFAFNISNMALFFFKIMIHNDEELQANIQLVDDHVSPEQFQCELMLKNQNLHLQRYMTVVLCHYEKPYPLCLTGSEVSCLMKCKSFECTLIIERRNLW from the exons atggaTAAAAATAAG GAATCAGTAGAAAATCAATTAAAACAGGTGGAAAAGAAATGTTTACAACGCATTGTTGAATATGAAAAGAAGATGTTTCAAAAAGAATTTGAAAGTATTTCTACACAAACAGATGGGGTAACTAAATTTAATAcacaaaaaaatggaaaaacacATCACAATTGTAGACAAAACAATAAAAGCAGAAATACAATACATGCCACTGCTTCATCATATCCTTGCTGTATCAGGTCATGCATGCATAAATTACCTTGCGCAGTACTTAtaaaacatttaagaaaatgtcataaaaatatattttatgag gtttatCAAGATAATAAAAGATTTTCAAAATCATGTATAATAGAGATAGATACATTGCCAAAAGAGCATAATTTTGCTTTTAATATAAGTAATATGGCGTTgttcttttttaaaataatgatTCATAATGATGAGGAACTACAAGCAAATATACAGCTTGTGGATGACCATGTCTCACCAGAACAGTTTCAATGTGAGCTCATGCttaaaaatcaaaatttacATTTGCAGCGTTATATGACG GTAGTATTATGCCACTATGAAAAACCATATCCTCTTTGCCTGACAGGAAGTGAGGTGTCTTGTCTGATGAAGTGCAAATCATTCGAATGTACATTAATAATAGAGCGAAGGAATTTGTGGTAG
- the LOC126916821 gene encoding transcription factor A, mitochondrial-like, with translation MVYFRRFIFLMRSENLLCTRNCLLNLYQNSSRSALRQLKDTILPPKPKRPESPFFLYVKHIKLKFLEETPAISHVQLLKRASKQWAELDLAEKEYFMNQYYKNREIYMNELKEYNNSITNEQRELWENKKKEYLQNNSSLSNKQKYEVLGRPKKSLNPFLCYVTSKKNDKNPNISFKEWVKLLSTSWKELSGAEKESYINKATQLSKQYQKDLEKWEVEMIHSGHPDVVRSKILKKYKNIEDKNEE, from the exons ATGGTATACTTTAGAAGATTTATATTTCTTATGCGTTCGGAAAATTTATTGTGCACAAG aaATTGTTTATTAAATTTGTACCAAAATTCCTCAAGAAGTGCATTAAGACAGTTAAAAGATACAATCTTGCCACCAAAACCAAAGAGGCCAGAAAGTCCGTTTTTTCTATATGTGAAACatattaaattgaaatttctcGAAGAAACACCTGCTATATCACATGTACAGTTATTAAAGAGAGCATCCAAGCAATGGGCAGAATTAGATCTTGCTGAAAAGGAATATTTTATGAACCAATATTATAAAAATCGTGAAATATATATGAATGAATTAAAAGAGTATAATAACTCTATTACCAATGAACAAAGAGAATTAtgggaaaacaagaaaaaagaatatCTACAAAATAATAGTAGTTTAAGTAATAAACAG AAATATGAAGTGCTTGGAAGACCAAAGAAATCACTAAATCCATTTTTGTGTTATGTAACATCaaagaaaaatgataaaaatccaAATATATCTTTTAAG GAGTGGGTAAAATTATTGTCCACAAGTTGGAAAGAATTATCAGGTGCAGAGAAGGAATCATATATCAATAAAGCTACTCAACTTAGCAAACAATACCAGAAGGATTTAGAAAAGTGGGAGGTGGAAATGATACATTCTGGTCATCCTGATGTTGTGAGAtctaaaattttaaagaaatacaaaaatattgaaGACAAAAATGAGGAGTAA